Part of the Halodesulfurarchaeum formicicum genome is shown below.
TCTGGTGGGGGAACTTCCGGAGGACCATCTTGTAATTGCCCTCACCGAATTCCTTGATGAGATGGCGATTCGCCGAGAGACGGGCCGCCTCGAGGGAACCGTGGCGGATCTGGGAGGTCTCTTCGGGAACGAGGGAGATCTGGACGGCCCACTCGTCGGGGTCTGAATCCAGATCGCCCATGTTGTGCTGTGCGATTTTCGAGCCCGGGATACCGGTGACGTAGTCGCGGCGCGTGTACGCCGGCTTGTCGATGTCCCGGTACATGGAGGCCGGCTTATCGGACATAGGTACTACTGGAGAATCAGACAGAGTACGCGTATAAGACCTTCGAAGCCCCGGCACCCCTGGGCGGTGGTGGGGCCAGCCAGCCAGGATTCGGGGCCGGTATTGATAAGGTTTGCAACCATTATGGTAGATATGGTAACAAATCGATCCCTGCTCGTCGGTGCAGTCGTCCTGGTCCTCCTCGTCGCCCTCCTCCCGGCGAGTGTGGCCGGTGCAGACCTCGTAACACTCACCGTCGCCGTAGAGACACCGGATGGCGACCGGGTTAGCGGCGCGACCGTCACCGCCGAGTGGGACGACGGAACCGCCACGGGAACGACTGCCTCGAACGGCAAGGTACTGCTCGACGTGCCAACGAATGCGAGTGTCGAACTCACCATCGAGCACGAGACGTACATGAAAAACACGCCCCTCGTGATCGAGGAGCCGGGGGAGGAGACCGTCGACATGACGGTCCGGCCCAAGGGCAACGTGGACGTCCAGGTGGCTGACGACGCTGGGCCGGTTGAGGACGCGCTGGTGACACTCAAACAGGATGGAACGACCGTCTACAGCGAGCGAACCGTCGACGGAACGCTCGACAACGGCCCGGTCGAGGTGGGGACCTACACCCTCACCGTCCGGAAGGCGGGCTACTACCAGGAATCGACCACGATCGACGTCACGGCCGACGAGCCGGTGACCGAATCGGTTCGACTGGAGTCGGGGTCGGTGACCCTCCGGGTCAACGTGACTGACCCGTACTTCGAGCCGCCCCGAGCCCTCGAAGGCATCACCGTCACCATCGTGGACGAGGGCTCGGTCAACACCCAATCGGACGGGACCCAGCAACTCTCCGTGCCCGTGAACACGCCGCTCACGGTTCGGTTCGAAGGTGAGGGC
Proteins encoded:
- a CDS encoding 50S ribosomal protein L16, with amino-acid sequence MSDKPASMYRDIDKPAYTRRDYVTGIPGSKIAQHNMGDLDSDPDEWAVQISLVPEETSQIRHGSLEAARLSANRHLIKEFGEGNYKMVLRKFPHQILRENKQATGAGADRVSDGMRQSFGVPVGTAARVHAGEQLMTAWCTVEQAPAVKEAFRRAYNKITPPCKVNVERGAELLVS
- a CDS encoding carboxypeptidase-like regulatory domain-containing protein, with protein sequence MVTNRSLLVGAVVLVLLVALLPASVAGADLVTLTVAVETPDGDRVSGATVTAEWDDGTATGTTASNGKVLLDVPTNASVELTIEHETYMKNTPLVIEEPGEETVDMTVRPKGNVDVQVADDAGPVEDALVTLKQDGTTVYSERTVDGTLDNGPVEVGTYTLTVRKAGYYQESTTIDVTADEPVTESVRLESGSVTLRVNVTDPYFEPPRALEGITVTIVDEGSVNTQSDGTQQLSVPVNTPLTVRFEGEGYETVERSITTGEEDLTLDSELNRANTLQVTVHATEVVIGQPAFISVTDEYDDPVANATVRLDGEEVTETDSDGRAQILIEDTGEHTIVVEDEEVTSEAKAVIGVTPATTTAGTVTPTETPTPDTTTATSPGFGPLLGLLGLVLAMAVGLARRSD